One window from the genome of Paraclostridium sordellii encodes:
- a CDS encoding GNAT family N-acetyltransferase: MNYKILTDEDYNDIVDISKNIWDGNDYLPKVFYKWVNEKDGCFLGVVKDGKVVAVGKYTILPDKQGWLEGLRVHIDYRGQQLGHAISDMLFNLAREDLRNGKITNIAMCTHIDTKASIKMMEAKNFHLNQSCLVAFKNYNSIKNKNLNLDRFKVEKWKISYKDFKSLDYFKTCNNKLTYGFTFLNLCKSTFDELVQSNSLVIVNGHRCIIKMKGYPSIICIDNTFEGINDATLYSLLKYKANEAEIYITNPYDELINKLKENEYESISNFKNDCVYYTYDEISK; the protein is encoded by the coding sequence TTGAATTATAAAATTCTTACAGATGAAGATTATAATGATATAGTTGATATTTCTAAAAATATTTGGGATGGAAATGATTACTTACCAAAAGTATTTTATAAATGGGTAAACGAAAAAGATGGATGTTTTCTAGGAGTAGTTAAGGATGGCAAAGTTGTAGCAGTTGGAAAGTATACAATACTTCCAGATAAGCAAGGTTGGCTTGAGGGTCTTAGAGTTCATATAGATTATAGAGGTCAACAATTAGGCCATGCTATTTCAGATATGTTATTTAACTTAGCTAGAGAAGATTTAAGAAATGGCAAAATAACTAATATCGCAATGTGTACACATATAGATACAAAAGCTAGCATAAAAATGATGGAGGCTAAAAATTTCCACTTAAATCAAAGCTGTCTTGTAGCTTTTAAAAATTATAATTCTATAAAAAATAAAAATTTAAATTTGGATAGATTTAAAGTAGAAAAATGGAAAATTTCATATAAAGATTTTAAATCTCTTGATTATTTTAAGACTTGTAACAATAAGTTAACTTATGGATTTACATTTTTAAATTTATGTAAATCAACTTTTGACGAACTTGTACAAAGTAATTCTTTGGTAATAGTAAATGGTCATAGGTGTATTATAAAAATGAAAGGTTATCCTTCTATAATATGTATTGATAATACTTTTGAAGGTATTAATGATGCTACTTTATATTCTTTATTAAAATATAAAGCTAATGAAGCTGAAATTTATATAACGAATCCTTATGATGAACTTATAAACAAACTTAAAGAAAATGAATATGAATCTATATCAAACTTTAAAAATGACTGTGTTTATTATACTTATGATGAAATATCTAAGTAA
- a CDS encoding ECF transporter S component translates to MQQTIKKGKVFSTNTMTKVAILSAISYILMFIAVPIPGIFPDFLKIDISDLPAIFGGLSLGPVAGFAIVLIKNLFQAMTASTTAWIGEFANLLIGGSYVIIVSLIYRQKRNLKGLIMGFVLGTIAMILVGCLTNYYMLLPFYGKIMPMEAIINMGNIINPNVTDLKTFVIWMIAPFNLFKAVLISLITLPLYKKMEVLLKK, encoded by the coding sequence ATGCAACAGACAATAAAAAAAGGTAAGGTTTTTTCAACAAATACAATGACTAAGGTAGCTATATTATCTGCAATATCTTATATACTTATGTTTATAGCTGTTCCTATACCAGGGATTTTCCCAGATTTTTTAAAAATAGATATATCAGATCTTCCAGCTATATTTGGAGGATTATCTCTTGGACCAGTTGCAGGATTTGCAATAGTACTTATAAAAAATTTATTTCAAGCTATGACGGCTTCTACTACTGCATGGATTGGAGAGTTTGCAAATTTATTAATAGGTGGGTCTTATGTAATTATAGTTTCTTTAATTTATAGACAAAAAAGAAATTTAAAGGGATTAATAATGGGATTTGTATTAGGAACAATAGCTATGATATTAGTTGGATGTTTAACAAATTACTATATGTTACTACCATTCTATGGTAAGATAATGCCTATGGAAGCGATAATAAACATGGGAAATATTATAAATCCAAATGTAACTGATTTAAAAACATTTGTTATTTGGATGATAGCACCATTTAATTTATTTAAAGCTGTGCTGATATCTTTAATAACTTTACCTTTATATAAAAAAATGGAAGTTTTATTGAAAAAATAG
- a CDS encoding amidohydrolase, whose translation MLFIKNGTINTVTNGVIQGDILIEKGKIVEIGADLVAPLDAKTIDATGKLIFPGFIDAHTHLGLWEDGMGFEGADGNEETDPITPHLNPIDGINPMERSFEEARNGGITSVCSTPGSANVMGGQCIAIKTVGRRIDKMVIKNPVASKIAFGENPKSCYGQEEKAPQTRMAIAAMLRETLKEAEEYLDAILMHEEDDENEKPDYDIKMESLLPVLRREIPFKVHAHRADDMFTAIRIAKEFDLKLTLDHCTEGHLIVDDLVEEGYPLVVGPSLSERSKIELRNLTFDTAGILSNAGMEISLTTDHPVIPLPYLPICAGIAVKHGMKLDKAIEAITINPAKTLGIDNRVGSIEIGKDADIVIWDNNPLEIQSNVIYTIIDGKIVYKKDLRN comes from the coding sequence ATGCTTTTTATAAAAAATGGAACTATAAATACAGTTACTAATGGAGTTATACAAGGAGATATACTTATAGAAAAAGGGAAAATAGTAGAAATAGGAGCAGATTTAGTGGCACCACTAGATGCAAAAACAATAGATGCCACTGGAAAATTAATTTTTCCAGGGTTTATAGATGCACATACTCATTTAGGCTTATGGGAAGATGGTATGGGATTTGAAGGTGCTGATGGAAATGAGGAAACAGATCCTATAACTCCTCACTTAAATCCTATAGATGGAATAAATCCTATGGAGAGAAGTTTTGAAGAAGCTAGAAATGGAGGAATAACATCTGTTTGTAGTACTCCAGGTAGTGCTAATGTTATGGGTGGGCAGTGTATTGCTATAAAAACTGTTGGAAGAAGAATAGATAAAATGGTTATAAAAAATCCTGTAGCTTCGAAAATTGCTTTTGGAGAGAACCCTAAAAGTTGTTATGGACAGGAAGAAAAAGCACCTCAAACAAGAATGGCAATAGCAGCTATGTTAAGAGAAACATTAAAGGAAGCAGAGGAATATTTAGATGCTATTTTAATGCATGAGGAAGATGATGAAAATGAAAAGCCAGATTATGATATAAAAATGGAGAGCTTACTACCTGTACTTAGGAGGGAAATTCCATTTAAAGTACATGCTCATAGAGCTGACGATATGTTTACAGCAATAAGAATAGCAAAAGAGTTTGACCTTAAGTTAACTCTAGATCATTGTACAGAAGGACATTTAATTGTAGATGATTTAGTAGAAGAAGGATATCCTCTTGTAGTAGGACCATCACTTTCAGAACGTTCTAAAATTGAACTTAGAAACTTAACTTTTGATACGGCTGGAATTTTATCTAATGCTGGAATGGAAATATCTTTAACTACTGATCATCCAGTTATTCCTCTACCATACTTACCTATATGTGCAGGTATAGCAGTTAAACATGGTATGAAATTAGATAAAGCTATAGAAGCTATAACTATAAATCCTGCAAAAACATTAGGAATTGATAATAGAGTTGGATCTATAGAAATAGGTAAAGATGCAGATATAGTTATATGGGACAATAATCCATTAGAAATACAAAGTAATGTTATATATACCATAATAGATGGGAAAATTGTATATAAAAAAGATTTAAGAAATTAA